CACCGGTTCGAGTACGGCGGCCATGCCGCCGAAGGCGAGGGAGCCGGTCGCAAAATACATGACGGTAAATGCCACGATCATGTGCATCGCCGTCTGGCTGATTTTCTCGGCAGCGACGGCGGCGTAGCGCTGACGCTCCGTCGCCGCTCGCTGGCGATAAGCGGCCCATGCCTTTTCATGGAAGGGCAGGAGCAGCACGTTGATCACCGGTTCGA
This is a stretch of genomic DNA from Massilia sp. KIM. It encodes these proteins:
- a CDS encoding DUF2061 domain-containing protein, producing the protein MVVAAKKTSQVVTHMTIAFAIAYAMTGSVVFGGLAIIIEPVINVLLLPFHEKAWAAYRQRAATERQRYAAVAAEKISQTAMHMIVAFTVMYFATGSLAFGGMAAVLEPVCNVLLLPIHDRFWHNLELRLSRQASAA